A section of the Candidatus Binatia bacterium genome encodes:
- a CDS encoding porin, producing MHISSVWTWPAVALVSLAGIMAASPSASGAGESANEKIERRLKELEESVRELTRNSRKLEVAEESRANQKPVAGWQDGFFLQTQDGSYQLRLGGYTHFDGRFFVGGKTSGSTSQFSARRVRVDLTGTVARYLKFRLLPDFAGSTLVLQDAYIDAAYAPWAQIRAGKTKTPYGIERLQSATAIYFVERSIADNLVPNRDLGVQVFGDLWLRRISYSVGLWNGVADGASSDTNPGDDFDFAGRLFLHPFSVQRIAALRGLGIGMAGTHGRETGTPNSPNLPTFRTPGRATFFRFAADSPATAAGTTVAHGARSRYSPQAYYYWGPFGALGEFNTTIQTVNKGSAEKSLTFRGWQVQASWVLTGENATYHGVTPAQPLDPFGAKWGAFQVAFRFAHIEADGATFALGFADPKHSASAAKQFSLGVNWYLNSNIKLVINYDRTWFRGGAADGDRKSENVILTRVQLAF from the coding sequence ATGCATATCTCATCGGTGTGGACCTGGCCGGCGGTGGCCCTCGTCAGCCTGGCTGGAATCATGGCGGCGAGCCCCTCCGCCTCCGGCGCGGGCGAGTCAGCGAACGAAAAGATCGAGCGCCGCCTAAAAGAACTGGAAGAATCCGTGCGAGAGCTCACCCGCAACTCACGCAAGCTCGAGGTAGCCGAGGAGAGTCGCGCCAACCAGAAGCCTGTCGCCGGATGGCAAGATGGGTTTTTTCTCCAGACACAGGATGGCAGCTATCAGCTCCGGCTCGGAGGGTATACACACTTTGACGGCCGTTTCTTCGTTGGCGGAAAGACCTCCGGCAGCACTTCGCAGTTCAGCGCTCGCCGCGTGCGTGTGGACCTTACCGGCACGGTCGCGAGGTACCTCAAATTCCGGCTGCTTCCCGACTTTGCAGGTTCCACCCTGGTTCTGCAGGATGCTTATATCGACGCTGCCTACGCGCCCTGGGCACAAATCCGCGCTGGAAAGACGAAGACACCCTACGGCATCGAGCGTCTCCAGTCCGCCACGGCCATTTACTTCGTCGAGCGATCGATTGCCGACAATCTCGTCCCAAACCGCGACCTTGGTGTCCAAGTCTTTGGTGACCTCTGGCTCCGGCGTATCAGCTATTCTGTCGGTCTCTGGAACGGCGTGGCGGACGGCGCAAGCAGCGATACGAACCCTGGAGACGACTTCGACTTTGCCGGCCGGCTCTTCCTACACCCATTCAGCGTGCAGCGGATTGCTGCTCTGCGAGGGCTGGGGATCGGAATGGCGGGAACCCACGGCCGTGAGACGGGCACGCCCAACAGTCCGAACCTACCAACGTTCCGCACACCCGGCCGCGCCACCTTCTTCCGCTTCGCCGCTGACAGCCCGGCGACCGCAGCCGGCACCACAGTCGCGCATGGAGCGCGTTCCCGCTATTCCCCACAAGCCTACTACTACTGGGGACCGTTCGGAGCACTCGGAGAGTTCAACACGACCATCCAAACGGTCAATAAGGGCAGCGCCGAAAAGTCCCTCACCTTCCGCGGCTGGCAAGTGCAAGCCTCCTGGGTCCTGACTGGAGAAAACGCCACCTACCACGGAGTCACGCCGGCCCAGCCGTTGGATCCCTTCGGGGCGAAGTGGGGCGCCTTCCAGGTTGCCTTCCGGTTCGCGCACATCGAGGCCGACGGCGCGACCTTCGCGCTCGGGTTTGCCGACCCCAAGCACTCTGCGTCCGCGGCGAAGCAGTTCAGTCTTGGTGTGAACTGGTACCTGAACAGCAACATCAAGCTGGTGATCAATTACGACCGTACCTGGTTTCGCGGCGGGGCCGCCGACGGCGATCGAAAAAGCGAAAACGTGATTTTGACCCGGGTGCAACTGGCGTTCTGA
- a CDS encoding hypothetical protein (possible pseudo, internal stop codon, frameshifted) has translation MHVIISDEKRWLSESRFLHAGDYRMTRPGTEAPQLAADLGCLMHKTWGGGVAGSLFVLLAPVSIMALGDVYVLYGKVPLVPVLFFGLKAAVLAIVVGAVAGLGKRASTMRLAAIRRGGVCRDLLGRAVSHHCARCCRSSDSSWRRTGVPRVPGPLWPQSEQRRL, from the coding sequence ATGCACGTGATCATATCAGACGAGAAGCGCTGGCTCTCGGAAAGCCGGTTTCTCCACGCCGGCGACTACCGCATGACGCGGCCCGGGACAGAAGCACCGCAGCTCGCCGCTGATCTTGGCTGCTTGATGCACAAGACCTGGGGCGGCGGCGTCGCCGGCAGCCTGTTTGTACTCCTGGCCCCCGTGTCCATCATGGCGCTCGGGGACGTCTATGTGCTGTATGGCAAGGTACCTTTGGTCCCGGTGCTGTTCTTCGGGCTCAAAGCGGCGGTGCTGGCGATCGTGGTCGGAGCGGTTGCAGGCCTTGGCAAGCGCGCGTCGACGATGCGCCTCGCGGCTATTCGCAGGGGCGGCGTTTGTCGCGATCTTCTTGGCCGTGCCGTTTCCCATCATTGTGCTCGGTGCTGCCGCTCATCGGATTCCTCTTGGCGTCGAACGGGAGTTCCACGCGTTCCAGGCCCGCTCTGGCCACAAAGCGAGCAGCGGCGGCTATGA
- a CDS encoding acyl-CoA synthetase — translation MAEPLIFDAPTFTVSAHIEARARHPVTAEKVLLMHRERRWTYREFRNESVRTAHFLLQRLGKIDGEHPGHVAMLLENHMELLSLYGGCAYAGLTLFGVNTGLRGEVLAGVLNHARARVLVVDEKFLPEVTRIQKQLRHVGEENILVLRTQGGDIPAARDYVACLDREIGPRERELPPPEVHVTPETNLMVIYTSGTTGLPKGILNNHMKLCAVGFGVSSNLGLTHEDVGYGCMPLFHSNSMFVGFMPAFWVGGSMGLRERFSASQFLDDIFMYGSTFWNYVGEPVHYVLAAIEKRFGGDEDAIAREVTNNPQNKLRYAVGNGAAPPDIDKFMKWLGLEDMFELYGSTEAAISTFRRKGDPRGCVGEITDPAVKILAPDGSECEPAQLGPDGKLLNYDRAVGEICRVAPDTALFQGYYDNPQANQEKYRDGVYHSGDLGHILVVNGRRYLYFDGRTDDWIRKDGENFSAAQVGRLLSEHPDVQVAVAYGVPCAVSDELVMAALKLRDGAQFDPKGFFDWCEEQVTHGSMDRKWFPDFVRIVDDFEYTQTQKILVRNYKKVHFDLNRIPEGEARIYWRQRGDTTFRPFTRQDYEELRREFAAREKLELLDR, via the coding sequence ATGGCGGAACCACTGATTTTCGATGCTCCGACTTTTACGGTGAGTGCCCACATCGAGGCTCGCGCGCGGCATCCGGTTACAGCAGAGAAAGTTCTTTTGATGCACCGAGAGCGCCGGTGGACGTACCGGGAGTTTCGCAATGAGAGTGTGCGCACAGCACACTTTTTGTTGCAGCGGTTAGGCAAAATCGACGGCGAGCATCCTGGGCATGTGGCCATGCTGCTGGAGAATCATATGGAGTTGCTGTCGCTGTACGGGGGCTGTGCGTATGCGGGGCTCACGCTGTTCGGCGTGAACACTGGTCTTCGGGGAGAGGTGCTTGCCGGCGTTCTGAACCATGCGCGCGCTCGGGTGTTGGTTGTCGATGAAAAGTTCTTGCCCGAGGTGACGCGCATTCAGAAGCAGCTTCGGCACGTGGGCGAGGAGAACATTCTGGTCTTGCGCACCCAGGGCGGCGACATTCCCGCGGCGCGCGATTATGTCGCTTGCTTGGATCGCGAGATTGGCCCGCGCGAGCGCGAGCTGCCACCGCCGGAGGTTCACGTGACGCCGGAGACAAATCTGATGGTCATTTACACCTCGGGTACCACGGGCTTGCCGAAGGGGATTTTGAACAATCACATGAAGTTGTGTGCCGTGGGCTTTGGGGTGTCGTCGAATCTCGGCCTCACCCATGAAGATGTCGGATACGGTTGCATGCCGTTGTTTCACTCGAACTCGATGTTCGTCGGGTTCATGCCGGCGTTTTGGGTGGGCGGCAGTATGGGCTTGCGAGAGCGCTTCAGCGCGAGCCAGTTTCTCGATGACATCTTCATGTACGGTTCGACGTTTTGGAACTACGTGGGCGAGCCGGTGCACTATGTGTTGGCGGCGATCGAGAAGCGGTTCGGCGGCGACGAGGATGCCATTGCCCGCGAAGTGACCAACAACCCACAAAACAAGCTTCGCTACGCAGTCGGCAATGGGGCTGCGCCTCCGGACATTGACAAGTTCATGAAGTGGCTCGGTTTGGAAGACATGTTCGAGCTCTATGGTTCGACCGAAGCCGCCATTAGCACGTTTCGCCGCAAGGGTGACCCGCGCGGTTGCGTCGGCGAGATCACGGATCCGGCAGTGAAAATTTTGGCTCCGGACGGAAGCGAGTGTGAACCGGCACAACTCGGCCCGGACGGTAAGCTCCTCAATTACGACCGTGCCGTCGGCGAGATTTGCCGTGTGGCTCCGGACACTGCCTTGTTCCAAGGTTACTACGACAATCCACAGGCCAATCAGGAAAAGTACCGTGACGGTGTGTACCATTCAGGCGACCTCGGGCACATTCTCGTCGTCAACGGTCGGCGATATTTGTATTTCGACGGCCGTACCGACGACTGGATCCGCAAGGACGGGGAAAACTTCTCCGCGGCCCAAGTCGGGCGACTGTTGAGCGAGCACCCGGATGTGCAAGTCGCCGTGGCTTACGGCGTGCCGTGTGCAGTATCGGACGAGCTCGTGATGGCAGCGCTCAAATTGCGCGACGGTGCGCAGTTCGACCCCAAGGGTTTTTTCGATTGGTGTGAAGAGCAAGTCACTCACGGAAGCATGGACCGCAAGTGGTTTCCGGACTTTGTTCGCATCGTCGATGACTTTGAATACACCCAGACGCAAAAAATCCTGGTGCGCAACTACAAGAAAGTGCACTTCGACTTGAACCGGATTCCCGAGGGCGAAGCCCGGATCTACTGGCGCCAGCGGGGAGACACGACATTTCGGCCGTTTACCCGCCAAGATTACGAGGAGCTCCGGCGCGAGTTTGCGGCTCGCGAAAAGCTCGAACTGCTCGATCGTTGA
- the valS gene encoding valine--tRNA ligase, whose protein sequence is MSELPKSYDPSQVEDRWYAFWEQQGYFYADEERPGPRFSVVIPPPNVTGVLTMGHVLNNTLQDILVRYKRMDGHVTLWLPGTDHAGIATQNAVEKQLAKEGLDRHRLGRDAFLERVWKWKEQYGRTILLQLRKLGASCDWRRERFTMDPGLSRAVREVFVRLYEKGLLYRGQRIIHWCVRCHTALSDEEAITVEGGEAGSLWYIRYPAEDGGDGVVVATTRPETMLGDTGVAVHPDDPRYRHLIGKRVILPLLDRPIPVVADSSVDPSFGTGAVKVTPAHDAADFEIAQRHDLPALVVMDTEGRINENGGPYRGLERFAARKKIVEDLEGRALLVKVEPYRVPVRRCERCQTVIEPYLSTQWFVRMKPLAGPAIEAVHSGALRLIPERWVGVYLHWLENIRDWCISRQLWWGHRIPVWYCAQCGKETVAREDPTRCAHCGSAEIEQDPDVLDTWFSSWLWPFSTMGWPERTRTLERFYPTDVLVTGADIIFFWVARMVMAGYEFMGEVPFRVVYFNSIVRDLQGRKMSKSLGNSPDPLEVIQEYGADALRYTIVALAPPGEDVRYAKEKTDLGRHFANKIWNAARFVLRQVPEGSTVQPLADCGRERFSVVDRWILSRLQHVIADTRAALDQFRFNEAALGLYQFLWHEYCDWYIEMSKLPLAKADSEDAMRTRAVLVEVLDQGLRLLHPIMPFVTEEIWQHLPLARPTASIMVAPFPRADERWRDTDAEDLVLRIVAAIRGVRNLRADLGLPPSQGVTVRLPAGVGPDAQALLQAYLPLLARADTVERLREGEHPIGEPSVLVEGLGELFVPLRGLVDTREVRERLEKELAKVRKDLVQVEGKLARDDFVSRAPREVVEKEREKAAILRQRADNLERHLNALS, encoded by the coding sequence ATGAGCGAGCTGCCAAAGAGTTACGATCCCTCGCAAGTCGAGGACCGTTGGTACGCGTTTTGGGAGCAACAAGGGTATTTTTACGCGGACGAAGAAAGGCCGGGTCCGCGCTTTAGCGTCGTGATTCCACCCCCCAACGTCACCGGTGTGCTCACGATGGGCCACGTGTTGAACAATACCCTGCAGGATATCTTGGTGCGTTACAAGCGCATGGATGGGCACGTAACCCTTTGGCTGCCCGGTACGGATCACGCTGGCATTGCGACGCAAAATGCCGTCGAAAAGCAGTTGGCCAAGGAAGGGCTCGACCGTCATCGGCTGGGGCGGGACGCGTTTTTGGAGCGGGTATGGAAGTGGAAAGAGCAGTACGGGCGCACGATCTTGTTGCAACTTCGGAAACTCGGGGCGTCGTGCGACTGGCGGCGGGAGCGCTTCACGATGGACCCGGGTTTGTCTCGCGCCGTGCGCGAGGTGTTCGTGCGCCTGTACGAGAAAGGCCTTCTCTACCGCGGACAGCGCATTATTCATTGGTGCGTTCGCTGTCACACAGCGCTGTCGGACGAAGAAGCCATTACCGTCGAGGGCGGCGAAGCGGGCTCGCTGTGGTACATTCGCTACCCGGCGGAAGACGGAGGTGACGGGGTCGTAGTGGCCACCACGCGACCGGAGACGATGCTCGGCGACACGGGTGTTGCCGTGCATCCCGACGACCCGCGGTACCGGCATCTCATCGGCAAGCGAGTGATTTTGCCCTTGCTCGATCGCCCGATTCCGGTGGTGGCCGATTCGTCGGTAGACCCCAGCTTTGGAACCGGCGCTGTGAAAGTGACCCCTGCACACGATGCGGCCGATTTCGAGATCGCCCAACGGCACGACCTGCCCGCGCTCGTGGTGATGGATACCGAAGGAAGGATCAACGAAAACGGCGGGCCGTACCGAGGGCTGGAGCGTTTTGCAGCGAGGAAAAAAATCGTCGAGGATCTCGAAGGCCGCGCGCTTTTGGTGAAGGTAGAACCGTATCGCGTGCCGGTGCGGCGCTGTGAGCGCTGCCAAACAGTGATCGAGCCGTACCTGTCCACTCAGTGGTTCGTGCGCATGAAGCCGCTGGCTGGTCCCGCGATCGAGGCCGTGCATTCCGGGGCTCTTCGACTGATCCCCGAGCGCTGGGTTGGGGTGTACCTGCATTGGCTAGAGAACATTCGCGATTGGTGCATCAGCCGCCAGCTCTGGTGGGGCCACCGCATCCCTGTTTGGTATTGCGCGCAGTGCGGGAAAGAGACTGTGGCGCGAGAGGATCCAACGCGGTGCGCGCACTGCGGATCGGCCGAGATCGAGCAAGACCCGGACGTGCTCGACACGTGGTTCAGCTCCTGGTTGTGGCCGTTTTCCACCATGGGATGGCCGGAGCGTACTCGCACCCTCGAGCGCTTCTATCCCACCGATGTGCTCGTGACCGGTGCCGACATCATTTTTTTCTGGGTGGCCCGCATGGTCATGGCCGGGTACGAATTCATGGGCGAGGTGCCCTTTCGGGTGGTGTACTTCAACAGCATCGTGCGCGACCTCCAAGGGCGGAAAATGTCGAAATCGTTGGGCAACTCTCCCGACCCGTTGGAGGTCATTCAGGAGTACGGTGCCGACGCATTGCGGTACACCATCGTGGCGCTGGCGCCTCCGGGAGAGGACGTCCGCTACGCCAAGGAAAAAACCGACCTGGGCCGCCATTTCGCCAACAAGATCTGGAACGCAGCGCGATTTGTTCTCCGTCAAGTTCCTGAAGGTAGCACGGTGCAACCACTCGCCGATTGCGGGCGGGAGAGGTTTTCCGTGGTGGACCGGTGGATCCTGTCGCGGCTGCAGCACGTCATTGCCGACACCCGGGCGGCCTTGGATCAATTTCGGTTTAACGAGGCGGCGCTGGGCTTGTACCAGTTCCTCTGGCACGAGTACTGCGATTGGTACATAGAAATGAGCAAACTTCCGCTGGCCAAGGCCGATTCGGAAGACGCGATGCGGACGCGCGCGGTGCTCGTGGAGGTGTTGGACCAAGGCTTGCGCCTCCTGCACCCGATCATGCCCTTTGTGACGGAGGAGATTTGGCAACATTTGCCTCTTGCTCGGCCCACGGCCAGTATCATGGTCGCACCCTTTCCTCGAGCAGACGAACGTTGGCGCGACACTGACGCGGAAGATCTCGTGCTGCGCATCGTCGCGGCCATACGTGGGGTTCGCAATTTGCGGGCGGACTTGGGCCTTCCACCGAGCCAAGGTGTGACCGTGCGGCTGCCCGCCGGTGTGGGGCCAGACGCGCAGGCGTTGCTGCAAGCATATCTTCCCCTTCTGGCGCGTGCCGACACCGTGGAGCGGTTGCGCGAAGGGGAACATCCGATCGGCGAACCGTCGGTCCTCGTAGAAGGTCTGGGGGAGCTGTTCGTGCCGCTGCGTGGCCTGGTGGATACGCGAGAGGTGCGCGAGCGTTTGGAGAAGGAACTCGCCAAGGTCAGGAAAGACCTTGTCCAAGTAGAAGGTAAGCTGGCGCGGGACGATTTCGTGTCGCGCGCGCCCCGTGAGGTCGTCGAAAAGGAACGGGAGAAGGCCGCCATTCTCCGCCAGCGCGCAGATAACCTGGAGCGGCACCTGAACGCCCTGAGCTGA
- a CDS encoding sulfate ABC transporter permease, with translation MRDTNRRILPGFWTSLSFTLAYLTLIVLLPITACFLKASELSPEEFVAAVWNPRARAAYALTFGASLTAATINVPIGVLIAWVLARYRFPLQRLFDALVDLPLALPTAVAGLVYSNLYVQSGWLGRYLVPLGIHGSYSRLGIVLVLTFTGLPFVVRTVQPILENIEAELEEAAASLGATRLQTFWRVLLPAIFPAMVTGFALAFARGLGEYGSVIFVSGNMPFKTEIAPVLIVAALEEFNYRQAAAIATVLLGISLSLLFLINLFERWSARHAS, from the coding sequence ATGAGAGATACGAACCGCAGAATCCTACCCGGGTTCTGGACCAGTCTGAGCTTCACGCTGGCTTATCTGACACTGATCGTGCTCCTTCCCATCACGGCCTGCTTTCTCAAGGCCTCGGAGCTTTCGCCCGAGGAATTCGTCGCCGCCGTATGGAACCCGCGTGCACGAGCAGCCTACGCTCTCACCTTCGGGGCCTCGCTGACCGCCGCAACCATCAACGTGCCGATCGGGGTCCTGATCGCCTGGGTACTGGCACGTTACCGTTTTCCGCTCCAGCGACTCTTCGATGCCCTCGTGGACCTCCCCTTGGCGCTGCCCACCGCGGTTGCGGGTCTGGTGTATTCGAACCTCTACGTCCAAAGCGGCTGGCTGGGCAGGTATCTCGTTCCGCTTGGTATCCACGGTTCGTATTCCCGACTGGGCATCGTCTTGGTCCTGACCTTTACGGGGCTGCCGTTTGTCGTCCGCACCGTGCAGCCGATTCTAGAAAACATCGAGGCTGAGCTCGAGGAGGCGGCGGCTTCGCTGGGAGCGACACGACTACAGACCTTCTGGCGCGTGCTGCTGCCGGCGATCTTTCCCGCCATGGTCACCGGCTTCGCCCTCGCGTTCGCGCGAGGTCTCGGCGAGTATGGCTCCGTGATCTTCGTGTCCGGTAACATGCCGTTCAAGACGGAGATCGCGCCGGTGCTCATCGTCGCCGCGCTGGAGGAGTTCAACTACCGGCAGGCGGCGGCGATCGCCACTGTCCTGCTCGGCATCTCGTTGTCCCTGCTGTTTCTGATCAATCTTTTCGAACGTTGGAGCGCGAGACATGCGAGTTGA